In a single window of the Rhodothermia bacterium genome:
- a CDS encoding adenosylhomocysteinase encodes MDHKEGAYKVRDLSLAPQGRLRIEWAESRMPVLMSLREKYAKLKPFAGYKITGCLHVTKETAVLIETLAACGAEVAWSGCNPLSTNDEVAAALAEAGIEIYAWHGMNTEEFYWCIERSIDKPPHTTLDDGADLIFTVHHKYPHLADHIIGGSEETTTGVHRLRAMAEDGKMLYPVYAVNDAETKWDFDNVYGTGQSTLDGILRASSVMLAGKNFVVAGYGHCGRGVAMRAKGMGANVIVTEVKPTASLKAILEGHRVMTMEEAAKVGDIFVTATGMRDIIRGEHFLSMKEGAIVSNTGHYDVELNLVELRELAIDVRTIRDNNVEYTLENGKKIYVLADGRLVNLAAAEGHPSEVMDMSFANQFMAHLNLIQAHENGGDLSPRVIDLPEELDQEIARIKLETMGIEIDHLTEEQIAYATDYAAGT; translated from the coding sequence ATGGATCACAAAGAAGGCGCTTACAAAGTCCGAGATCTGAGCTTAGCCCCTCAAGGTCGGTTGCGCATTGAATGGGCTGAAAGTCGTATGCCCGTTTTGATGAGCCTGCGTGAGAAATACGCCAAGCTCAAACCCTTTGCCGGATACAAAATTACCGGATGTTTGCACGTAACCAAAGAAACGGCTGTTCTGATCGAAACCCTTGCCGCTTGTGGAGCCGAGGTTGCATGGAGTGGTTGTAATCCCCTCTCCACCAACGACGAAGTGGCCGCCGCACTCGCAGAAGCCGGTATCGAAATCTATGCGTGGCACGGAATGAATACCGAAGAGTTCTATTGGTGTATCGAACGCTCCATTGATAAACCTCCACATACCACGTTAGATGACGGGGCAGACCTTATTTTTACCGTCCATCATAAATATCCTCATCTCGCAGACCATATTATTGGTGGATCCGAAGAAACCACTACCGGTGTTCATCGCCTACGGGCAATGGCCGAGGATGGTAAAATGCTCTATCCCGTGTATGCCGTAAACGATGCGGAAACGAAGTGGGACTTCGACAACGTGTATGGAACCGGACAATCCACGTTAGATGGGATTCTGCGGGCTTCCAGTGTGATGCTTGCGGGAAAGAATTTTGTGGTCGCTGGTTATGGTCACTGCGGACGTGGGGTTGCGATGCGGGCAAAAGGCATGGGCGCAAATGTCATTGTCACCGAAGTTAAACCAACCGCTTCTCTGAAAGCTATTCTTGAGGGGCATCGCGTGATGACGATGGAAGAGGCCGCAAAAGTGGGCGATATCTTTGTAACCGCGACGGGCATGCGCGACATCATCCGTGGCGAACACTTCCTTTCCATGAAAGAAGGGGCTATCGTCTCGAATACAGGACACTATGACGTAGAGTTGAATCTCGTAGAACTCCGTGAATTGGCCATTGACGTCCGTACCATCCGCGACAACAACGTTGAATATACCTTGGAAAATGGTAAAAAAATCTATGTTTTGGCCGATGGACGCCTCGTGAACTTGGCGGCTGCCGAAGGACACCCCTCGGAGGTGATGGACATGAGTTTTGCTAACCAATTTATGGCACACCTGAACCTGATTCAGGCACATGAAAATGGTGGCGATCTCAGTCCGCGTGTTATTGACCTTCCCGAAGAATTGGATCAAGAAATTGCTCGGATCAAGTTGGAAACGATGGGCATTGAGATTGACCATTTGACGGAAGAGCAAATCGCTTATGCAACCGATTATGCTGCCGGAACCTGA
- a CDS encoding methionine adenosyltransferase: MAYLFTSESVSEGHPDKVADQISDAILDALLEQDPKSRVAVETLVTTGLVVLSGEVTTNAYVDVQEVARQVIREIGYTDPLLRFDAESCGVISSIHAQSPDIAQGVDEGAGLHQEQGAGDQGMMFGYACTETPSFMPMSIQFSHRLVQELARIRKETDWMPYLRPDAKSQVTIEYSDDRTKALRVHTIVLSTQHDEEVSQEQIEQDVRKYLVPAVIPAEMLDDELILHVNPTGRFVIGGPHGDTGLTGRKIIVDTYGGWGAHGGGAFSGKDPSKVDRSAAYAARHVAKNVVAAGLAEQILVQVAYAIGVADPVSVNVNSYGTGKISDVALAELVNEVFDLRPSAIITRLNLQKPGFKETAAYGHFGRDSFSWEQLDFVDALKEAAAKYA; this comes from the coding sequence ATGGCGTATCTTTTTACCTCAGAGTCGGTTTCGGAAGGTCATCCAGATAAAGTGGCGGATCAAATTTCGGATGCCATTTTGGATGCCTTGTTGGAACAAGACCCCAAAAGCCGTGTAGCGGTAGAAACCTTGGTCACAACCGGTTTAGTGGTACTCTCCGGCGAAGTGACGACCAATGCGTATGTAGATGTTCAGGAAGTTGCACGTCAGGTGATCCGCGAAATTGGTTACACAGATCCTCTTTTACGCTTTGACGCCGAGTCTTGCGGTGTGATTTCCTCAATTCATGCCCAAAGCCCCGATATTGCGCAAGGAGTGGATGAAGGGGCGGGTTTACACCAAGAACAAGGCGCCGGCGACCAAGGCATGATGTTTGGCTATGCCTGTACCGAGACGCCCTCCTTTATGCCTATGTCCATCCAGTTTTCACATCGGTTGGTACAAGAATTGGCACGTATTCGGAAGGAAACGGATTGGATGCCCTACCTCCGGCCAGATGCAAAGAGCCAAGTAACCATTGAGTATTCCGACGACCGCACCAAAGCATTGCGTGTACACACCATTGTCTTGTCCACCCAGCACGACGAAGAAGTCAGTCAGGAACAAATTGAACAAGATGTGCGGAAATACCTGGTTCCTGCGGTTATTCCTGCGGAGATGTTGGATGATGAATTGATTTTGCATGTAAATCCAACCGGACGTTTTGTGATCGGTGGGCCACATGGAGATACCGGATTAACCGGACGAAAAATTATTGTGGATACGTATGGTGGTTGGGGTGCGCATGGTGGAGGCGCTTTCTCTGGAAAAGACCCGTCTAAGGTGGATCGTTCTGCCGCTTATGCCGCACGGCATGTGGCGAAAAATGTGGTGGCTGCGGGTTTAGCAGAGCAGATTTTAGTCCAAGTGGCTTATGCCATTGGCGTGGCTGACCCCGTCTCGGTGAATGTGAACTCATATGGGACGGGAAAAATCTCGGACGTGGCCTTGGCCGAGTTGGTTAATGAGGTCTTTGATCTGCGCCCAAGTGCCATTATCACCCGATTGAACCTCCAGAAACCCGGATTTAAAGAAACGGCAGCGTATGGCCATTTTGGTCGCGATTCCTTTTCATGGGAACAATTAGATTTTGTGGACGCCCTCAAAGAAGCGGCTGCCAAATATGCTTGA